In a genomic window of Wyeomyia smithii strain HCP4-BCI-WySm-NY-G18 chromosome 1, ASM2978416v1, whole genome shotgun sequence:
- the LOC129716732 gene encoding uncharacterized protein LOC129716732 — protein MADGQRINLPTTKRATMIAALGRAEAFLVGYSDQRDAPQVPLRLEYINNIWATLNEVQAELEAYADTDEVDFLQRRIRVLESISVNDHAPGSQTTPSTNQAANFNRRQSQFRLSSNASTAIASYKCPACNGNHYIARCAKFMQQSVSERKQLVSRKRLCHNFLKGNHLVASCPCELNCRKCNQRHHTLLHLEQSGNIQRSGNDSASRSANPASSTTQSASTSLGNSKEQTSVPATEIVPVVETSAPVQQPAENVFLLTVVVNVIDAYGHAHPARALLDSASQPNLISNRLARILRLKRKSVNITVQGAGQMSKMIQESLFATITSRKRNISCGVEFLIMDKVTADLPAQFVSTAEWNLPTDSFLADPAFNKSQPIDMVIGVKHFYSFFPSSARMQLRENLPLLVDSVFGWVVAGSAGLASSTSQQPSCSVVAVSMITLEESVERFWKTEDLATTDNYSVEERRCESFFTSTVARTHEGRYMVRLPRKPDFAIMLGESEATARRRFELLERRLQRDPDLKAEYHKFMREYLDLGHMKPVKPRSSDDTDCYYLPHHPVFKDSSTTTKVRVVFDGSAKTSTGFSLNESLCVGPVVQDELIGTILRFRTYPIALVGDIAKMYRQVLVHPDDTSLQRILWRFSADDPIQIYELLTVTYGLTPSSFLATRTLQQLADDEGEPYPFGSKALRKNFYVDDFIGGAQTVEEASKLRTELSELLAKGGFNLRKWTSNRLEVLKGLREDQIGTQSTIEFAPHETIKALGINWEPNEGFLRFDSQVPPSDHVLTKRSILSTITKLFDPLGLIAPVVVRAKIVMQELWLLSCGWDDPVPDNLQKRWEKYQQELPKISAYRIARYALLPNSTVQLHTFADASESAYGACTYARCEDPQGIVRIQLLASKSRVAPLKRLTIARLELCAAILAAHLHHRIKRAIDIGICSSYFWSDSSVTLEWLRSPPNRWQTFVGNRVSEVQHCTHGYCWNHIAGTENPADLVSRGMSVEEFLNSALWSQGPSWLTLPCKSWPISNPDNVSEDILEIRQVVAAVNSTSTVNPLFLRCSSYTRLLHVVGYCLRFILNNRAKTRTQPLPSPNPVQRYLSVEQLAQTRNVLIQLAQSDGFPAELKDLREGNFHPFSLLIAQHYHHQMFHAGGRLLLSAIREEFWPLQGRKLAHNTVRRCFRCTRLDPVPAQQQIGQLPAHRLIPSRPFSVTGVDYAGPFYLKPIHKRAAPAKAYLCLFICFATKAVHLELVSDLSTPGFLLALRRFIARRGRPAHIHSDNGKNFEGAKNDLNELFAMLRKSEENEKIASTCAAEGITWHLTPPKAPHFGGLWEAAVKVAKKHLYRQLGSSRVSFEDLSTILAQIEALMNSRPLLPMSDDPNDLAALTPAHFLIGSSMLALPDPDHQHIPVNRLDHFQKLQLHVQKFWSHWRTEYLQELQRDTTMNPRNHTLLPGRLVVVVDELQPPIRWPLARIVTTSPGPDGLTRVVSLRTARGIITRPITKICLLPDHTAAVAEGDEAE, from the exons ATGGCGGACGGCCAGCGAATCAATCTGCCGACGACAAAGCGAGCGACGATGATTGCAGCACTGGGTCGGGCTGAGGCATTCCTGGTGGGCTACAGTGACCAACGAGACGCTCCGCAGGTACCGTTGAGGCTCGAGTACATAAACAACATCTGGGCTACCCTAAATGAAGTGCAAGCGGAGCTGGAGGCATACGCAGATACTGATGAAG ttGACTTTTTGCAGCGGCGTATTCGGGTTCTTGAATCGATATCTGTCAACGATCATGCCCCTGGAAGTCAGACCACTCCGAGCACCAACCAGGCTGCTAATTTCAACCGAAGGCAATCCCAATTTCGGCTCTCGTCAAATGCGTCCACCGCTATTGCATCCTACAAGTGTCCAGCGTGCAACGGCAATCATTATATCGCAAGGTGCGCAAAATTCATGCAGCAATCCGTCAGCGAGCGTAAGCAGTTGGTGAGCAGAAAGCGGCTGTGCCACAACTTCTTGAAGGGGAACCATTTGGTCGCTAGTTGTCCGTGTGAGCTCAACTGCAGGAAGTGTAACCAGCGTCATCACACTCTTCTGCATTTAGAGCAATCTGGCAACATTCAACGTTCCGGTAATGATTCTGCCTCTCGCTCAGCCAATCCCGCTAGCTCGACTACACAATCCGCCTCGACCTCTCTAGGCAATTCCAAAGAGCAAACATCTGTTCCTGCTACGGAGATAGTACCAGTCGTTGAAACCAGCGCGCCAGTTCAGCAGCCTGCTGAAAACGTTTTTCTTCTAACGGTCGTCGTCAACGTCATTGATGCGTATGGGCATGCGCATCCCGCGCGCGCTTTGTTGGACAGCGCGTCTCAGCCAAACTTGATTTCCAACCGATTGGCCCGCATTCTTCGTTTGAAGCGGAAGTCCGTTAACATCACCGTTCAAGGGGCTGGACAGATGTCGAAAATGATCCAGGAATCGTTATTTGCCACTATAACTTCCCGGAAGCGGAACATTTCCTGCGGCGTAGAGTTCTTGATCATGGACAAGGTAACTGCAGACCTTCCTGCGCAATTCGTATCAACAGCTGAGTGGAATCTACCTACCGATAGCTTTCTCGCTGATCCTGCTTTTAACAAAAGTCAGCCGATAGACATGGTAATCGGTGTTAAACATTTTTACAGTTTCTTCCCGTCTTCAGCTCGCATGCAGCTGCGTGAAAATTTACCTCTGCTGGTGGATAGCGTCTTCGGCTGGGTTGTTGCTGGGTCGGCTGGCTTAGCATCGTCGACATCCCAGCAACCTTCGTGCAGCGTAGTGGCCGTGTCGATGATAACGCTAGAGGAAAGTGTCGAGCGCTTTTGGAAGACAGAGGATCTGGCCACCACCGACAACTATTCAGTCGAGGAGCGGCGATGCGAATCTTTCTTTACGTCGACGGTCGCGAGAACCCATGAAGGACGATACATGGTTCGTCTACCTCGCAAGCCAGATTTCGCCATCATGCTAGGAGAGTCTGAGGCAACCGCTCGACGTCGTTTCGAGCTTTTGGAGCGCCGTTTGCAACGAGACCCTGATCTGAAGGCAGAGTACCACAAGTTTATGAGGGAATACCTCGATCTCGGACACATGAAGCCGGTCAAACCGAGAAGCAGTGACGACACGGATTGCTACTACCTTCCCCACCATCCCGTTTTCAAGGATTCAAGCACGACGACTAAGGTTCGGGTCGTGTTTGACGGATCGGCGAAAACCTCTACTGGCTTCTCTTTGAACGAATCCCTCTGCGTTGGCCCTGTGGTTCAGGATGAGCTGATTGGCACAATTCTACGGTTTCGAACCTACCCGATAGCCCTTGTCGGTGACATCGCTAAAATGTATCGGCAAGTATTGGTACATCCCGATGATACTTCTTTGCAGCGCATTCTGTGGCGTTTCTCTGCTGATGATCCCATTCAGATCTACGAGCTTCTGACGGTCACCTACGGGCTCACTCCTTCCTCGTTCCTCGCCACTCGTACGCTTCAGCAGTTAGCGGATGACGAAGGAGAGCCGTACCCATTCGGCAGTAAAGCGTTGCGTAAGAATTTTTATGTAGACGACTTCATCGGTGGTGCGCAGACGGTCGAAGAAGCCAGCAAGCTTCGTACAGAGCTAAGCGAGTTGTTGGCAAAGGGTGGATTCAATCTGCGAAAATGGACGTCGAACCGGCTCGAAGTGCTGAAAGGATTGCGAGAGGATCAAATAGGCACGCAGTCTACGATAGAATTCGCTCCCCACGAAACCATCAAAGCGTTAGGCATCAATTGGGAGCCGAACGAGGGTTTTCTGCGTTTTGATTCCCAGGTACCGCCCAGCGATCACGTTTTAACGAAACGGTCCATTTTGTCTACGATTACTAAGCTTTTCGATCCATTGGGTCTTATTGCTCCCGTTGTAGTGAGGGCAAAAATTGTTATGCAGGAACTATGGCTGCTGTCATGTGGTTGGGATGATCCGGTTCCCGATAATCTACAGAAAAGATGGGAAAAATACCAACAGGAGCTGCCCAAAATTTCTGCCTATCGCATCGCCCGTTATGCCCTTCTACCTAATTCTACAGTGCAGCTACACACCTTCGCTGATGCCTCCGAATCTGCTTACGGTGCGTGCACATACGCCCGCTGCGAAGATCCACAGGGGATCGTACGGATACAGCTTCTTGCCTCTAAGTCCCGAGTCGCTCCGCTGAAGCGGTTAACTATCGCCCGTCTTGAGCTGTGCGCTGCGATTCTGGCTGCGCATCTGCATCACAGGATAAAGCGTGCGATTGACATCGGTATTTGTTCGTCATATTTTTGGTCCGATTCATCCGTCACTCTCGAATGGCTTCGATCACCACCGAATCGCTGGCAAACGTTTGTTGGGAATCGCGTTTCAGAGGTTCAGCATTGCACGCATGGCTATTGCTGGAACCATATAGCAGGCACCGAAAACCCGGCCGATCTGGTCTCGCGCGGAATGTCCGTAGAAGAGTTCCTGAACAGTGCGCTGTGGAGTCAGGGTCCCAGCTGGCTAACATTACCGTGTAAAAGCTGGCCTATCTCGAACCCAGATAATGTTTCCGAGGATATTCTCGAAATCCGACAGGTCGTCGCAGCAGTTAATTCGACCTCAACGGTCAACCCGCTCTTTCTTCGATGCTCGTCGTATACTCGCTTGCTGCATGTTGTTGGATATTGCCTTCGCTTCATTTTGAATAACCGTGCCAAGACTAGAACACAGCCTCTCCCAAGCCCGAATCCAGTGCAGCGCTACCTTTCAGTGGAACAGCTTGCCCAAACCAGAAACGTGTTGATTCAGCTAGCCCAAAGCGACGGCTTCCCCGCTGAGCTGAAGGACTTAAGAGAAGGAAA CTTTCATCCTTTCTCCCTGCTAATTGCCCAACATTATCATCACCAAATGTTTCACGCCGGAGGACGGCTTCTACTAAGTGCCATTCGCGAAGAATTTTGGCCGCTGCAAGGCCGCAAGCTCGCTCACAACACAGTTCGTCGATGCTTCCGCTGCACTCGCCTCGATCCGGTACCTGCGCAACAACAAATCGGCCAATTACCTGCGCACAGATTAATCCCGAGCCGTCCATTTAGTGTTACGGGTGTCGATTATGCTGGACCGTTCTACTTGAAGCCGATACACAAACGGGCTGCACCTGCAAAAGCGTATCTGTGCCTCTTCATTTGCTTCGCAACAAAAGCGGTTCACTTAGAGCTAGTCAGTGATTTATCAACGCCAGGTTTCCTGCTAGCATTAAGGCGATTTATTGCTCGACGCGGTCGCCCTGCCCACATTCACTCAGACAACGGCAAAAATTTTGAAGGAGCCAAGAACGACTTGAACGAGCTTTTTGCCATGCTGCGAAAAAGTGAGGAGAATGAAAAAATTGCTTCAACGTGCGCTGCAGAAGGTATCACATGGCATCTAACACCACCAAAAGCACCGCACTTCGGCGGTCTCTGGGAGGCGGCCGTAAAAGTGGCCAAGAAGCATTTGTACCGTCAACTCGGTTCATCTCGTGTGTCGTTTGAAGATTTGTCCACTATTCTGGCCCAAATTGAAGCGCTGATGAATTCTCGAC